Within the Butyrivibrio sp. AE3004 genome, the region ATTCTCAAACTGCTCTTCTTTTTTCCCAAACAAAAACATAAGAACCCCCTCTATAGCAAACGAACATCGTATCGTATATGCATAGAAAGCAGCCTGTTACCGCATAATAATGCAGGTTGGCCTGATAGGCTAAGTATACTATATGAGGTTTTAATTGACTTTATTTTTTAAAATATTTAATCAAAATATTAGAATTTTTATGAAATAATTATTCTAAAAAAAGAGCCCCGCCTCAGATAAAACATTATCTAAAGCAAAGCTCAATTATGTTAATTTGTATATCCCATCAGATATTCATCTACTTCCTTTGCACAGGCTCTTCCTTCTGCGATAGCCCATACAACAAGTGACTGGCCACGTCTCATGTCACCTGCGGAAAACAGTTTTGTACCCTGAACATGGTAGCTGTCCTCTGAAGTCACAACTGTTCCTCTCTGACACTTCTTTAATGAAAACTCATCTGCTGAGTAATCCTCGCAGCCAATGAACCCCGCTGCAATTAGAAGAAGGTCACATTTGATGTTTTTCTCGGAACCGGGGACCTCTGTAAGCTTGCCATCCTTGAAGGTTACCTTAACTGTTTCGATCTGCCTGATAGCACCCTTTTTATCGGTTGTAACGCTTTTAACCGTAGTCTCAAAAACTCTGGGATCACTTCCAAATACGTGGATTGCTTCCTCATGGCCATAGTCCGTTTTAAGAGTCTTTGGCCATTCGGGCCAGGGGTTATTTGCAGCTCTTTGGACAGGAGGCTTAGGCATCATTTCAAGCGCAGTAACGCTTTTCGCACCATGTCTTATGACTGTTCCGATGCAGTCATTACCCGTATCGCCGCCACCTACAATAACAACGTTTTTACCCTTGGCATCAATATAACCGCCCTGATCCTTAAGAGCATCTACGGTAATATCCTTTGCCTTCATAAGTGCCTTGGTTGTATGTGTAAGAAAATCAACCGCGTTGTAAACACCCTTTATTTTTTCAGGATCGGCAACGGGTAACGGTCTTTCCTTTTTAGCACCACAGCATAAAACAACGGCATCAAACTTTGAAAGCAGTTCACTACCCTTCTTTGTTTTTCCTACATCGGTGCCTGTGTGGAATACCACTCCCTCAGCTTCCATCAGTGCTCTTCTGCGTTTAATAACTCTCTTGTCCAGCTTCATATTGGGAATACCGTACATCAAAAGTCCGCCTATCTCATCTTCTCTTTCAAAGACCTCGACACTGTGTCCTCTGTGGTTTAATTCATCCGC harbors:
- a CDS encoding glutamate synthase subunit beta, with product MGKETGFLEYKRTNNIDIPPKERIKSFEEFHKPLDTAKRREQAARCMDCGVPFCQSAMNLSGMVTGCPLHNLIPEWNDEIYKGHEEHAFARLHKTSNFPEFTGRVCPALCEKACMCGQNGDAVTVHDNELFLVETAFEKGYMKPLIPRIRSGKKIAVVGSGPSGLAVADELNHRGHSVEVFEREDEIGGLLMYGIPNMKLDKRVIKRRRALMEAEGVVFHTGTDVGKTKKGSELLSKFDAVVLCCGAKKERPLPVADPEKIKGVYNAVDFLTHTTKALMKAKDITVDALKDQGGYIDAKGKNVVIVGGGDTGNDCIGTVIRHGAKSVTALEMMPKPPVQRAANNPWPEWPKTLKTDYGHEEAIHVFGSDPRVFETTVKSVTTDKKGAIRQIETVKVTFKDGKLTEVPGSEKNIKCDLLLIAAGFIGCEDYSADEFSLKKCQRGTVVTSEDSYHVQGTKLFSAGDMRRGQSLVVWAIAEGRACAKEVDEYLMGYTN